A single region of the Actinoplanes sp. SE50/110 genome encodes:
- a CDS encoding MFS transporter, which produces MSRAGARAAMYTAGGISSFGTQMTMLALPWLVLETTGSAARTGVVYAVQVLPLALLGFAGGGVLQRLGARRTMLLGDALRAPLVAAVPILHAAGALSFGLLLTLVAVVGVCGVPYAAAQRVLAMDLIGASPGALTRAYGVLDGVYNAAALGGPAVAGTLIAVAGAADVLWIDAASFAVSFLLLLTLVPGGAGRAAAAGRDRGTWAGLRYLRSDRVLGQAVLSTVLFGLVLRVLALSLPLLAYTRFGHDARAGGLLVAGSGAGALIGSLVTYLVSTRVEPVRLARAAMVMIALPLWFLLWPAPPAALVVAVAVSSAAVTVSNAPYAAIVSTRAPAGVLPAVVQTVITISTLAGPLGLLLAGVLTDRAGIGVVLLAVAGTATIAAVNVLVALSRLRPAPERTLGHV; this is translated from the coding sequence GTGAGCCGCGCCGGCGCGCGGGCCGCGATGTACACCGCCGGCGGCATCTCCTCGTTCGGCACCCAGATGACCATGCTGGCGCTGCCCTGGCTGGTGCTGGAGACGACCGGTTCGGCGGCCCGGACCGGCGTGGTCTACGCCGTGCAGGTGCTTCCGCTGGCGCTGCTCGGCTTCGCCGGTGGCGGCGTGCTGCAGCGGCTGGGCGCACGGCGCACCATGCTGCTGGGCGACGCGTTGCGGGCGCCGCTGGTGGCCGCCGTCCCGATCCTGCACGCGGCCGGCGCGCTGAGCTTCGGGCTGCTGCTCACCCTGGTCGCGGTGGTCGGCGTGTGCGGCGTCCCGTACGCGGCCGCCCAGCGGGTGCTGGCGATGGACCTGATCGGTGCCTCGCCGGGCGCGCTGACCCGGGCCTACGGCGTGCTGGACGGCGTCTACAACGCGGCGGCGCTGGGCGGTCCCGCGGTGGCGGGCACGCTGATCGCCGTGGCCGGCGCCGCCGACGTGCTGTGGATCGACGCCGCCTCGTTCGCGGTCTCCTTCCTGCTCCTGCTGACCCTGGTGCCGGGCGGCGCCGGCCGGGCCGCGGCGGCCGGCCGGGATCGCGGCACCTGGGCGGGGCTGCGCTATCTGCGCAGCGACCGGGTCCTCGGCCAGGCGGTGCTCTCGACGGTGCTGTTCGGCCTGGTGCTGCGGGTGCTGGCGTTGAGCCTGCCGCTGCTGGCGTACACCCGGTTCGGTCACGACGCCCGGGCCGGGGGCCTGCTGGTCGCCGGCTCCGGTGCGGGCGCGCTGATCGGCTCGCTGGTCACCTACCTGGTGTCCACCCGGGTGGAGCCGGTGCGCCTGGCCCGCGCCGCCATGGTGATGATCGCCCTGCCGCTGTGGTTCCTGCTCTGGCCCGCCCCGCCCGCCGCGCTGGTGGTGGCGGTCGCCGTGTCGTCGGCGGCGGTGACCGTCTCGAACGCCCCCTACGCCGCGATCGTGAGCACCCGGGCACCGGCCGGCGTGCTGCCGGCCGTGGTCCAGACGGTGATCACGATCAGTACCCTCGCCGGGCCGCTGGGCCTGCTGCTGGCCGGGGTGCTGACCGACCGCGCCGGCATCGGCGTGGTCCTGCTCGCCGTCGCCGGCACCGCCACGATCGCCGCCGTCAACGTGCTGGTCGCGCTCTCCCGCCTGCGGCCCGCTCCGGAAAGGACGCTGGGACATGTCTGA
- a CDS encoding ornithine carbamoyltransferase, producing the protein MRTRRHLISIDDLSDEDLRWIVRRGAEYSAGTAGGGRPLDGDIVGVLFRNTSTRTRTAFSAAALRLGGRLITYGPQDLQENTGETAGDTGAVLSRMLDVLVVRTAGGDAELRAYAASRRMAVINAMSASEHPTQALTDLTTLTRHFGGVDGLRVLYVGEGNNTASALCLALSRFPGTELHLRTPPGFGVDRSFLDRAGSRVVQRHDMTDLPKVDVVYTTRWQTTGTTKPVPNWRELFAPFQADDAVMAATGAGVFLHDLPAHRGEEVTAELLDGPQSIAFEQAENKYHSARAVLEWCSR; encoded by the coding sequence ATGCGCACGCGACGGCACCTCATCTCGATCGACGACCTCAGCGACGAGGACCTGCGCTGGATCGTGCGCCGCGGCGCGGAGTACAGCGCGGGCACCGCGGGCGGCGGCCGCCCGCTCGACGGCGACATCGTCGGTGTGCTGTTCCGCAACACGTCCACCCGGACCCGGACCGCGTTCTCGGCGGCGGCGCTGCGACTCGGCGGGCGGCTCATCACGTACGGGCCGCAGGATCTGCAGGAGAACACCGGCGAGACCGCGGGCGACACCGGCGCGGTGCTGTCCCGGATGCTCGACGTGCTGGTGGTGCGCACCGCCGGCGGGGACGCCGAGCTGCGGGCGTACGCGGCGTCGCGGCGGATGGCCGTGATCAACGCGATGAGTGCCAGCGAGCACCCGACCCAGGCGCTGACCGATCTGACCACGCTCACCCGCCACTTCGGTGGCGTCGACGGACTGCGCGTGCTCTACGTCGGCGAGGGCAACAACACCGCGTCGGCGCTGTGCCTGGCGCTGTCCCGGTTCCCCGGCACCGAGCTGCACCTGCGGACGCCGCCGGGCTTCGGCGTCGACCGGTCGTTCCTGGACCGCGCCGGCTCCCGGGTCGTCCAGCGCCACGACATGACCGACCTGCCGAAGGTCGACGTCGTCTACACCACCCGATGGCAGACCACCGGCACCACCAAACCGGTGCCGAACTGGCGCGAGCTGTTCGCGCCGTTCCAGGCCGACGATGCGGTGATGGCGGCCACCGGCGCCGGCGTCTTCCTGCACGACCTGCCCGCGCACCGTGGCGAGGAGGTCACCGCCGAGTTGCTCGACGGGCCGCAGAGCATCGCCTTCGAGCAGGCCGAGAACAAGTACCACAGTGCCCGGGCGGTGCTGGAATGGTGCTCCCGGTGA
- a CDS encoding diaminobutyrate--2-oxoglutarate transaminase, whose translation MAIAPVTRQVKRASDFSVFEDLESDVRIYCRKFPAVFHRAKGAELYAEDGRMFIDFFGGAGTMNYGHNNEYIKSRVTGYLAGDGLMHGLDMHTVAKREFLSAFAELVLRPRDLDYKVQFCGPTGTDAVEAALKLARKATGRTGLIAFTGAYHGMSRGSLGVTGGLRARRAGGVTAQDVTFIPYEDGPHGAFDGVALLERLLDDPSSGVARPAAVIVEPMQMEGGMYPASPDWLRRLRAVTEKYGVLLILDEIQAGCGRTGTFFCFERAGIVPDVVTVSKAIGGYGLPLSMTLFRRELDAWEPGEHTGTFRGNQLAFVAATAACELWQQTQFRTDVVAAARRLERFGAEIARTHPGVAVRGLGTALGIDLGRDGGGGGPERAALVQRYAFDHGVLVELCGRHDEVVKILPPLNIDIPRLDRGLDVLRDALGTV comes from the coding sequence ATGGCGATCGCACCCGTCACCCGGCAGGTCAAGAGGGCATCCGACTTCTCGGTCTTCGAAGATCTCGAGTCCGACGTCCGGATCTACTGTCGCAAGTTCCCCGCGGTCTTCCACCGGGCGAAGGGCGCGGAGCTCTACGCCGAGGACGGCCGGATGTTCATCGACTTCTTCGGCGGCGCCGGCACGATGAACTACGGCCACAACAACGAGTACATCAAGAGCCGGGTGACCGGATACCTGGCCGGCGACGGGCTGATGCACGGCCTGGACATGCACACCGTCGCCAAACGGGAGTTCCTGTCGGCCTTCGCCGAGCTCGTGCTGCGCCCCCGCGACCTCGACTACAAGGTGCAGTTCTGCGGCCCGACCGGCACCGACGCGGTGGAGGCGGCGCTCAAGCTGGCCCGCAAGGCCACCGGGCGCACCGGTCTGATCGCGTTCACCGGCGCCTACCACGGGATGTCGCGCGGCTCGCTCGGCGTCACCGGCGGGTTGCGGGCCCGCCGGGCCGGCGGCGTCACCGCGCAGGACGTCACCTTCATCCCGTACGAGGACGGACCGCACGGCGCCTTCGACGGGGTCGCGCTGCTCGAACGCCTGCTCGACGATCCGTCGTCGGGGGTGGCCCGGCCGGCCGCGGTCATCGTCGAACCGATGCAGATGGAGGGTGGGATGTATCCGGCCTCCCCGGACTGGTTGCGCCGGCTGCGCGCGGTCACCGAGAAGTACGGTGTGCTGCTCATCCTCGACGAGATCCAGGCGGGTTGCGGGCGTACCGGCACGTTCTTCTGTTTCGAGCGGGCCGGGATCGTGCCCGACGTCGTCACCGTCTCCAAGGCCATCGGCGGTTACGGCCTCCCGCTGTCGATGACCCTGTTCCGGCGGGAGCTCGACGCCTGGGAGCCGGGCGAGCACACCGGGACCTTCCGCGGCAACCAGCTCGCCTTCGTCGCCGCCACCGCCGCCTGCGAACTGTGGCAGCAGACCCAGTTCCGCACCGACGTGGTGGCCGCGGCCCGGCGGCTGGAGCGGTTCGGCGCGGAGATCGCGCGGACGCATCCGGGCGTCGCGGTCCGCGGGCTCGGCACGGCGCTCGGCATCGACCTCGGCCGCGACGGCGGCGGCGGCGGTCCGGAGCGGGCCGCGCTCGTCCAGCGGTACGCGTTCGACCACGGCGTGCTGGTCGAACTGTGCGGCCGCCACGACGAGGTCGTCAAGATCCTGCCACCGCTGAACATCGACATCCCCCGGCTCGACCGCGGCCTGGACGTGCTGCGCGACGCCCTCGGCACGGTGTGA
- a CDS encoding LuxR C-terminal-related transcriptional regulator, protein MTGESVNVSVIALDPVLEAGTRSALSDRPGVAVVGVGVPAAVTIVIVDEVDEQVLDLVRLTRAAPHRPEVVVVATEVAQPQALHAIASGARGLLRRREASAARLTRAVLAAASGDCTVPPDLLDDLLDTGARGPAVAGLTDRERAVLRLVADGRETGDIARTLSYSPRTVTSIVHDITQRYRLRNRAHAVAYAMRVGLL, encoded by the coding sequence ATGACGGGTGAATCGGTGAATGTCAGTGTCATCGCGCTGGATCCTGTGCTCGAAGCCGGCACGCGCAGCGCGCTGAGCGATCGTCCCGGCGTGGCGGTGGTGGGCGTGGGGGTGCCCGCCGCGGTCACCATCGTGATCGTCGACGAGGTCGACGAGCAGGTGCTGGACCTGGTCCGGCTGACCCGGGCGGCGCCGCACCGGCCCGAGGTGGTGGTGGTCGCCACGGAGGTGGCGCAGCCGCAGGCCCTGCACGCCATCGCCTCCGGGGCCCGCGGCCTGCTGCGCCGGCGGGAGGCGAGCGCGGCGCGGCTGACCCGGGCCGTGCTGGCCGCGGCGAGCGGCGACTGCACCGTACCGCCCGATCTGCTCGACGATCTGCTGGACACGGGCGCGCGCGGCCCGGCGGTCGCCGGGCTGACCGACCGGGAACGGGCGGTGCTGCGGCTGGTCGCCGACGGCCGGGAGACCGGCGACATCGCCCGGACACTGTCCTACTCGCCGCGCACGGTGACCAGCATCGTGCACGACATCACCCAGCGGTACCGGCTGCGCAACCGGGCGCACGCCGTCGCGTACGCCATGCGGGTCGGTCTGCTGTGA